The following proteins are encoded in a genomic region of Cryptomeria japonica chromosome 11, Sugi_1.0, whole genome shotgun sequence:
- the LOC131860051 gene encoding receptor-like protein 7: MGGHNRSRSSNMWNLGREQQKLMYLLSSSILHALLFPIESSVVLVESEALLRFKEAFNDSEGSLSSWVNGTDCCTMWDGIDCEYDTNRVISLDVFRSDADNYYQGVISQSVCQLHFLTSVTIFGVSGTPPPCLGNLTYIESLDLDSNELSGMIPSSICFLTRLRYLDLSSNEFNGNIPSCLATLPSLTQLDLRGNKLSGSIPDSLGNFSSIDYLDLSDNNLNGSIPSCLYNLSSLTNLLLGDNQLSGSIHASLGNLSSRKYLYLSNSQLIGNIPKSLGSLSLMTDLYLGDNQLTGNIPNSLSDLSLLRYLYLENTQLTGSIPPSFAKLSCLTSLYVRDNRFNETVSSSSLPASLNVLSLSVNHNQSVSETFFHNLTRLELLYLSDCMLNISSTWIPSFRLREISLVSCMIGEEIPTWISTQFLLETLELVNTSLVGEIPSWLWETNPRLKSLNLSRNHLEGTLLSNTSIWMQLEVLDVSRNLLSGHIPSIWSPHITQLLLNANFFNGNIPSSLGRISQFRILNLANNNLIGAIPMSLGKLCQLLLLNFENNYLTGVIPASLFKCSSSLVVINLGNNSLEGSLPDDFSHLIELYSFVVHDNNLNGPVPISIVNCSKLQVLDIGNNLFGGEIPKIIGNISELRVLVMKENNFSGSIPPEIGQLKSLQILLLSSNHISGFIPHTIVSFQAMSIESQAAFVLSSSDVYYRDGLDMNLKGTNQHYEYILSTLTCIDL, encoded by the exons ATGGGCGGCCATAATCGAAGTCGGTCAAGTAATATGTGGAATTTAGGTCGCGAACAGCAAAA GCTCATG TATTTGTTGTCTTCTTCCATTCTCCACGCTCTTCTCTTTCCCATCGAATCCAGTGTCGTTCTCGTTGAATCCGAAGCACTCCTTCGCTTCAAAGAGGCCTTCAATGATTCAGAAGGCTCTCTGAGTTCGTGGGTAAATGGAACAGACTGTTGCACCATGTGGGATGGCATAGACTGCGAGTATGACACGAACCGTGTTATATCTCTTGATGTCTTTCGGTCTGATGCAGATAATTACTACCAAGGTGTTATCTCTCAGAGCGTGTGCCAACTTCATTTTCTCACATCAGTGACAATATTTGGAGTATCAGGTACACCTCCTCCCTGTTTGGGAAATCTCACATATATTGAAAGTTTGGATTTAGATTCGAATGAACTGAGTGGGATGATTCCCTCTTCCATTTGTTTTCTCACCCGCCTTAGATACCTTGATTTATCTTCCAATGAATTCAATGGAAATATACCTTCTTGCTTGGCCACTCTTCCTTCTTTAACTCAGCTTGACCTTCGTGGAAACAAGCTTAGTGGAAGCATACCCGATTCTCTGGGTAATTTTTCTTCTATTGACTATCTAGATCTTTCTGATAATAACCTCAATGGAAGCATACCTTCATGTCTGTATAACCTTTCTTCTTTAACCAATCTTTTGCTTGGGGACAACCAACTCAGTGGAAGCATACACGCTTCTTTGGGCAATCTTTCTTCTCGTAAATATCTATATCTTTCCAATAGCCAATTAATTGGGAACATACCCAAATCTCTTGGAAGTCTTTCTTTGATGACGGATTTATATCTGGGAGACAATCAGTTGACCGGTAACATTCCAAATTCCTTGAGCGATCTATCTTTGCTCCGGTATTTGTATCTTGAAAACACCCAACTAACTGGAAGCATTCCTCCTTCATTTGCTAAGCTTTCGTGTCTCACTAGCTTGTATGTTCGTGACAATCGTTTCAATGAAACAGTATCTTCTTCGTCGCTTCCAGCTTCTTTGAATGTCCTATCACTGTCAGTTAACCATAACCAGTCAGTTTCAGAAACTTTCTTTCACAACCTTACAAGACTTGAGTTATTGTATTTATCTGACTGTATGCTAAATATTAGCTCAACTTGGATTCCATCCTTTCGATTACGTGAAATAAGCTTAGTGTCTTGTATGATTGGTGAGGAAATTCCAACTTGGATTTCAACCCAATTCTTGCTTGAAACACTAGAATTAGTTAACACTAGTCTTGTGGGAGAAATTCCTTCTTGGTTATGGGAAACCAATCCTCGGTTGAAATCTCTAAATCTTTCAAGAAATCATCTAGAAGGAACCTTACTCTCAAATACTTCAATATGGATGCAATTAGAAGTACTGGATGTATCTAGAAATTTATTAAGTGGGCATATCCCATCAATTTGGTCACCCCATATAACACAATTGCTGCTCAATGCCAATTTCTTTAATGGTAATATTCCTTCAAGCTTGGGTAGAATATCTCAATTCCGAATATTAAATTTGGCAAATAATAACTTGATCGGAGCAATCCCTATGAGCTTAGGCAAATTATGTCAACTCCTgctattaaattttgaaaataacTATTTAACTGGAGTGATTCCTGCAAGCTTGTTCAAATGCTCTTCTTCCCTCGTAGTCATAAATTTGGGAAATAATAGTTTGGAGGGAAGCTTACCTGATGATTTCAGTCATTTAATTGAATTATATTCATTTGTTGTTCATGATAACAACTTGAATGGACCAGTCCCAATCTCAATAGTAAATTGTTCAAAGCTACAGGTTCTTGATATTGGGAATAATTTATTTGGAGGAGAAATACCAAAAATAATTGGAAATATCTCTGAGTTAAGAGTTTTGGTGATGAAGGAGAACAATTTTTCAGGCAGTATTCCTCCAGAGATTGGCCAACTAAAGAGTCTCCAAATTTTGCTCCTTTCTTCCAATCATATCTCAGGTTTTATTCCACACACAATTGTATCATTCCAAGCAATGTCAATAGAAAGTCAAGCTGCATTTGTATTGTCTTCTTCTGATGTATATTATAGGGATGGATTGGATATGAATTTAAAAGGCACAAATCAACACTATGAATATATTCTTTCCACTCTCACATGTATAGATTTGTGA